Part of the Paludisphaera borealis genome, GGTCGCCGACCGCCTTCACGGACAGCAGGTCGTCGACCGTCATCGGCCGGTCGGCCGCCTCAAGACTGGCGCTAGCGGCGATCGAAACCACGAAGAGTGCTCCTGTCATCCAGCGTTTCACGATTCCATTCCTCCGTCATGCGACTCTCAAACGCGCCCGTGCGACATCTTCACCAGAACCGGCGTCAGCGCCAGCATCATCACCCCGGGGACGAACGCCATGGCGCCCAGGAAGGCCCAGAGGTTGAGATGATACGGCTCCAGCGTATGCTCCATGATCCCCGCCAGGTAGTTCGCCGCGGCCGTGCACAGGAACCAGAACGCCATCATCAACGAGGCGATCCGCGGGTGGGCGAGCCTGTTGACCAGCGAGAGACCGATCGGCGAGACGAACAGTTCGGCCACCGTGAAAATGAGATAGACCGAGAGCAGCCACAACGGCGAGATCAGCCCCTGTTTCGATTGCTTGTCGGCGAAGTACATCACGGCGAAAGCCGAGGACAGAAGCACCAGGCCGAGCCCCTGCTTCGCGACCGACGGCAGCGGGAAGTTCCGCCGCGCCAGCGCCGTCCAGAGGATCGCGAAGAGGGGGGCGAGCGTGACGATGAAGATGGGATTGGCCGACTGGAAGACCGAGGTCGGCACCGTCCAGCCGAAGATGCTTCGGTCCGTCTTCTCGTCGGCGAACAGGTTGAGCGTTCCGCCCGATTGTTCGAAGCCCATCCAGAAGACGACCGAGAACAGGCTGATGGTCACGATCACGCCGAGGCGCTGCCAGTCGGCCCGAGTGAACGGCTCGTGCAGCTCGTTCATCTCAGCCTTGGCGCGGGGCTCGGTGGCCAAGATGAACAGGAGCAAGCCGCCCAGCAGGATCGTCCCGCGATAAAGGAAAGAGAGCGCCGCCGTCGACGCCCAGGCCGGCGACCAGTACGGCTGAAGCGAGGGCCAGGCCCGGATCAGACCGAACACTCCGAGGGCCACGACGCCCGAGATCACGCCGATCTCGACCCAGTCCGCCGGCCTCAGCTTCGGTTCAGCCCCGGCGTCGCGCCAGGGAGGCAGCCCCGCGCTCTGGAGCAGCCTCTGGGTGAAGACGAACGTCAACAACCCGAGGATCATGCCGACGCCCGCGCTCGCGAAACCGTAAGGCCATCCCACCCACTCGCCGAGCGGGCCGCTGACCAGGGGAGCCAGGAGCGCTCCCAGGTTGATTCCCATGTAAAACAGCGTGTAGGCGCCGTCGAGCCTGTGATCGCCCTTCGGGTAGAGCGACCCGACCATCACGGAGATGTTCGGTTTGAAGAAGCCGTTGCCGACGATCATCAGGCCGAGGCCCAGCGGGAGCAGCTCGCGCTGGGTGAGCGCGAACTGGCCGAGCGCCATCAGGGTTCCGCCGATGAACACCGCTTTCCGCTGTCCCAGATACAGGTCCGCCAGCCGGCCGCCGATGAGCGGGGTCAGGTAGACCAGGCCGGTGTAAATCGCGTAGACGTTCAAGGCGTCGCCGCGCGAGTAGCCCATCGCCTTGGTCAGATAGAGGACCAAAAGCGCCCGCATCCCGTAGAAGCTGAACCGCTCCCACATCTCGGTGGTGAACAGGGCGTAGAGGCCGGGGGGATGCGATTCGAGCTTGGCGGGTGGAACGGTTTCGACGGTTTGCGACATGAGCTTGGGTTCCTCGACCGAATGGTGCGCGCGTCCGCGACCGGCTTCTCCCTGGGCCTGATCAGAGTAATCGAAGCCGGACGGAAACCCAAGAGCTTACACGCCTACCGCCCACCGAGCCCGCCGCGAGCGCGATCGGCCTTCATCCATTCCAGGATCTGCGGCATCGACACGACGGGCCCCGGATCGGCGAACAAGAGGGGGGCGCGAATCAGCTCGGCGTGGTTGGCGTGGAGGACGACGGGCTCGGGCGCGCCGGGGAGCCGGGTTCGGGCCAGGGCGACGCAGCCGTCGCCGGCGCCGTCGGTCAACTCGTCGAGCACCGGCCCGAGTTCGCCGGTCGCCAGCCTCGTCAGCGAACCGAACACCCCCGCGTTGCGGTGCACGATCTCGACCTGCGCCTCGACCTGTTTCCGGCCGTCTTCGCTGAGGACGCCCCGGTCGCCGGCCAGGATGTGGTAGGCGACCGCCTCGTTGGGCGGGTTCCGGTTGATCCGCTTCAAGAACGGACTCCCCGGCAGCAGGTCCTCGGCCGACTGGCTGACCCCTTCGGACAGCTCGGCCAGGGCTTGAGCCGTCCGCTTGCCCTGAACGGCGCGCATCCCCGAGATCATCTGAAGGACCGGTTGAAGCCGGGCGATGTGGGCACCCTGATTCACCGGCGCAATAAGGATCAGCGAATCGACGTCGCCGGCGTCACGACCCGCACCCTCGACGTAACTGCGAGCGACGAGCGCCCCCATCGAGTGGGCCAGGATCGTCCACGGGCGGGTCTCGCCGGCCTGATTGCGGAACGCCAGCCAGTCGGCCTGGAACTGGGCGCAGGAGTCGTCGAGCTTCTGGTTGAACGGGTAATCGTAGACCACGATCCCGTAGCCGGCCTCTTCGAGCGGCGGAATGAAGTGGACGAAGCCGCCCGACGACGAGTTGACCCCGTGGACCAGGCAGATCGTCGGCCGGTCGGGATCGTTCGGCCGGTAGGATTCGCGGGCACGCATGATATGGCGCTGCTGCCGGCTCGCCGCCTCCTCGGTCCGGGCCGAGAGCCGTTCGAGACGTTCCTTCCACAGCGCCCGGCCGTCGCTCTCGACCAGAGTTTCGGGGACGACGAAGACGACTGACTTCGGGCCGATCGTGATCGCGACCTCGTCGCCCAGGCAGTCGGCCAGGAGCGCCCGGCCCAGGGCGCCCGGAAGCCCGCGCACCGGCAAAGTCACGTCGGCCGGCGGCGGCTTGACCGTCTGGCCCGTCGCCTCGGCCAAGGCCGAGACGACCTCCGACACGGCCAAGCTCCCGGCGTCGTTGAGCGCCACCTCGACCCGCCGTTCGGCGCCCTGGCCGGTTCCGAGCAACATCAACCCGAGCCCAACCAGAGCCTGAGCCATACCAACCGAGAGGTTCGTCATGCGTCTGCGTCCTGTCACAACCGATTCAGCGAAACCCGCTCAACGGATAGAATCAGCATGACGCAGACTTTTGAAACCCTCAAGGGCCGTCGTCGCCACGCCTGGCGCTGGCTTCGCGACCGGCAGGGTCCGGTGGGGCTGGGGTTTCTGTCCCCAGGCCTGGGTCTGATAATGGGCCTTATGTTCGTTTCGAACGTCAGAACAGCTTCGCTGGCGGGCACGGCCTTCCGAAGCGGCCGACTCGCCTCAATCCTCTTTGGAAGCGCTTCATGATCCACCAGAAAACTCTCGCACTCCAGACTCGCGGCCGTGGGACGGTCGAGATCACAGGCGAGGTCGAGCGGATCGTCTCGGCTTCGGGCGTCCGGACGGGTCTTTGCAACGTCTTCATCCGACACACGAGCGCATCGTTGATCGTCTGCGAGAACGCCGACCCGAGCGTTCGCGAGGATCTCGAACGCTTCGCCGCGCGGCTGGCCCCGGACGGCGATCCGCTGTTCGGCCACACCCTCGAAGGGCCTGACGACATGCCGGCGCACATCCGGGCGATCCTGACCCAGACGGCCCTCACCATCCCGGTCTTTCAGGGCTCGTTGGCCCTGGGGACCTGGCAAGGCGTCTTCCTCTGGGAGCACCGCACTCATCCGCACAGACGATCCATGCTTGTGACCGTCATGGGCGAGGATTGAAGAAATCCGGCGTGCGTGCACTCTGGCGTGTCTGTTAAACGAAATCACCCCGCCGGCTATCCCCAGATAGCCGGCGGGGTGAATCTCGGCTGACCCGATTGACTCGGATCAGGGTTCCACTCTGTACGGGGCGTCCGCTGTCAGACCGACTTGGCTTTCCAGGTCGTCCAGTTGGCGAGCGCGGGCTGGTAGCTGACGGTGGGCGTGACGGTCGTCGGGGCGAGCTTGGCGGCCTGAACGGTCGGGGTCCCGCTCACCGGGCCCTTCCAGTCGCTGGGGGCGAAGAACGCGAAGTTCGGGGCGGCCGTCGTGGAGGCGGCGGTAGTCGTGGGCGTTGAGGCGGGCGCGGCCGTCGGGACGGCTACGGCCTTCGGGGCGACGGCGGCGGCGGCGGCGACGGTCCTGACGGCCGCGGGAGCGGCCGACGTGAGCGAGCGGCCGTTCCACGGGTTGCTCAGAACGAAATCTTGCTCGACGTTGACCGTGCCGATCGTCACGTTGACGTCCTGGATGACGACGTTGTTCTGGCTGGCGGTGACCTTATAGCGGCCGGGGGCCAGGGGGAGTTCGTAGCCGCCGGAATCCCAGGTCGTGGTCGAGGCGGTCGAGCCGTTGTCGAGGTTGACGGCGTCGATCCGGACGTTCCCCGCCCCTTCGCCGGGCGTGTAGAACTGCGAGCCGTCGTTGTCGCTGTAGGCGACGCCGACGAGCTGGGCCTGGGCGTTCGGCTGGGACCCGAAGTCCTGGGTCACGATCACGGGGCCGATCTTGCCGGTCGCAAGCTTGCCGCCGGTGTTGACGATGCCGATCCCCACGTCGCGAAACGAGTCGTTGGCCGAGACGCCGGGCTGGAGCAGGTTCCGCCTGTGGCCGGCGTCGGAAACGCCCCAGTCGTAAAGGAACGCCTCCATGGCGTTGTCGACGCTGCCGGCGTAGGCGTAGGCGTTCTCGCCGCTGGAGTTGGCGTTGGTGTAACCCGCGCTCTTGATCCGGTCGTCGGAGGAAGATCCGTCGGAGCCGGTGTGCGACTGGTACTGGTTGTCGGCCATGTCCTGGCTGTGGCCCTGGGCCGCCGAGGCGAGGTTGCTGTTCCAGGCGACGGGAGGAAGCGGGTTGCTGTTGGCGATCGTCTGCTTCACCGCGTTGACGTCGACGTTGTAATGCTTGAGCGTGCTGGTGACTTCCGGCGTCACATTGTTCGAGACCCACTGGGCCGCGGCTTGCGGGTTGGTGCGGGCCATGTTGATGAGCTGCAGCATGTACTGCGCCTGGCTGCTCGGTCCGCCTGACGAAAGCATCTGGCGATCTTCAAGGTTCTCGAAGCGAAGCGATCGTCGTGACGTCGGCCGAGCCATACTGACCTCCCTGTCTATCGGCTAGCGACCGGGCCTGATAGGCCGCGGCCGGTGTCGGCGATCTTCCGTGTCCGCCCCATTCATCGTGTCGAACGACCCTGACGACTTTAGGAAAAATTCCTGCCGTGGCGGTTGTCGTCTTGGGTTCGACGTCGAGTGTATAGAGCAGGTGGCGTGCCAAAGCCCTGGCGAGACCGAAGCCGCGTCGAGGCGCGCGACGTAAGTTCCTTGTTCGCAAAGGATTGAAATTTCCGCGTGAGATTCGCCCGGCGAAACTCGGCCGTCACAGGCTGCAAAACCCTCTAAGTTCGCCGTTTGGGTTGTCAAGACGAATTTACAAACGGCCTCTTTTTACAAGGCTGCGGAGCCCCTTGGCTCGCCGAAACTTTCGCTAAAGATTCAAGTTACATCGACCGAGAGCGGCCGACCGAGGGACCGCGACGGCTCGGGTCGAAGGGCGGGGGACGGCCCGCCCGCTTGTCGCTTTCGGGGTTTCTGATTAGCTTTGAAGCGACCGCCTGATCCGCCGATCAGGCCTGGATTCAGCTCCGTGGAGTCGTCGCCTTATGATCACCGTCGAAGCAGCGCTTTCGAAAGTCCAGGACGCCGCGGGAGAGGGCCGACTCACCGCCTCGTCGGCCGCGGCCGTCACGCGATGGTTGTTGGAGGCCCCGTTCGGCAAGTACCGGCCGAGGTTGCTGCAGGACGTCGCCGACGGCCGCTGGAAGCAGCTCGACGACGCCTTCTTCGCGGTCCTCGAATTCGGCACCGGAGGCCGGCGCGGGGTCATGTACCCGGTCGGGACCAACGTCCTCAACGAGCGGACCATCGCCGAGAGCGCGCGGGGGCTGGCCGACTACATCAACGGCAAGAAAGCCCCCGGAACGACCTGCTCGTGCGTGATCGCCCGCGACACCCGCCACAACTCGCCCGAGTTCGCCGAGCTGTGCGCGCGGGTCCTCGCCGCGGCCGGCGTGAAGGTCCACCTGTTTGACGAGCCGCGATCGACTCCCCTGCTCTCGTTCGCCGTCCGGCACCTGCGCTGCGACGCGGGGATCATGATCACGGCGTCGCACAATCCGCCGTCGGACAACGGCTTCAAGTGCTACGCCGCGACCGGCGGCCAGGTCGTCCCTCCCGACGACTCCGGAATCATCGAATGCGTCAAGGCCGCCTCGGACCGCGAGATCCCCGAGACGAGCCTGGAGGACGGTCGCAAGAACGGCTCGATCGTCTCGGCCGGGGCCGACGTCGACACGGCGTACATCGAGGCGGTCGTCGGCGAATCGGTCAGCCACGCGCGGGGGATCTCGATCGTCTACACCCCGCTGCACGGCGTCGGCGAGACGTCGGTCGCGGCGGCGCTCACGGCCGACGGCTTCGCCAAGGTCAACATCCTGGCCTCCCAGCGCTCGCCCGACGGCGATTTCCCCAACGTGCCGGGCCACGTGTCCAACCCCGAGAATCCAGCGACGCTCGAAGCGGCGATCGCCGAGGCCAAGGCCACCGGAGCCGACCTTGTCCTGGCCAGCGACCCCGACGCCGACCGCATCGGCGTGGGGCTCCCCGTCACCGGCGACCCGGCCGGCGAATGGACCACGCTCGACGGCAACCAGATCGGCGTCCTGCTCGCCGCCTTCGTGATGAAGCAGTACGGCGACCTCGGCAAACTGCGATCCGACCACTATCTGGTCACCACGTTGGTGTCGACGCAGATGGCCAAGGCCCTCGCCCGCCGCGAGGGGGTCCGCACCGAGGACGACCTCCTCGTGGGCTTCAAGTGGATCGCCCAGCGGATCGACCAGGAGGGCCCCGCCGGCTTCCTGTTCGGCTTCGAGGAGTCGCACGGCTACCTCAAAGGGACCTACGCCCGCGACAAGGACGCCTCCGTCGCCTCGATGCTCTTCGCCGAGCTGGCGGCGACCGTCAAGGACCGCAAGCAGACCGTCGTCGAGTACCTGGACGACCTCTACATCGACGTCGGCCACTACGGCGAGCGGCTCGTCAACAAGACCTACAAGGGCCGCGAGGGGCTCGACACGATCCGGTCGCTCATGAAGGCGTTCCGGACCAATCCCCCGCGCACGATCGCCGGGCTCGCCGTCACCGAGGTTCTGGACTACAAGACCCACGAGGTCCGCGACCTGCTTCAGCCCGGGAAAGTCGGCCCCCTGCCCGAGCCGTCCGGCGACGTCCTGATCTTCCACACCGAGCGCGACGGCGTCCGGTTCGCCGCCCGGCCCTCGGGGACCGAGCCCAAGATCAAGTTCTATCTGTTCGCCCGCAGCCACGTCGACGGCCCCGATTCGCTCCCCGCCGCCAAGGCTGAAACCGCCCGACGACTTGACCAGATGGTCGCCGACATCGAAAAATATGTTGAGGGCGTCGTTTGATCCGCGGTTCAGGGAGTCTTGTCCCTCGGAAACGACCGTCGCGAGCAGGCCTTCTCTCCGCGTGCGGGGAGAAGGTATGCTTGCGACATCCTGCTTTGATCGATGTATGTAGCCCATAGCGAACCGCCGAGTGAGTTGCGGAGCTGGCATGTCTGAACCTGAGCCCGAGATCGAAAACCCGATCGCACCGGGTGAAAAGGTGAAAACCTTTCCGACGACGCCGGGGGTTTACCTGATGAAGGACGCCCAAGGGCGGGTGGTCTACATCGGCAAGGCGAAGAACCTCCGCGCGCGGGCGGGGTCGTACTTCCACAAGACGGCCGCTCAGGATCGGCGGATCTGCGACTGGATCGGCGAGGTGGCCGACATCGACCATCTGCCGGCCGACAGCGAGGTCGACGCCCTGCTGATGGAGGCGCGGCTGGTCAAGGACATCCAGCCTCGGCACAACCACGACCTCAAGGACGACAAGAGCTTCCCGTACCTCCAGATCACGACCGGCGAGGACTTCCCCCGGGTCAACTTCACCCGAGAGCCGCTCGACTCGGGGGTCAAGCTCTACGGCCCCTTCCCCCGGGCCAAGAGCCTGCGGGGGGCGATCCAGGTCCTCCAGCGGATCTTCAAGTTCCGCACCTGCTCGCTGGACATCGACGAGGACGACCCGCGCTGGCGATGGTTCCGGCCCTGCCTGCTGGCGTCGATCGACCAGTGTACGGCCCCCTGCAACCTGCGGATCGATCGCGAGACCTACCGCCGCGACATCCACCGGCTCAAGCTGTTCCTCGACGGCAAGAAGGACGTCCTCTTCAAGGAGATGAACGAGGAGATGCGCGAGGCCAGCAAGGCCCTCCAGTTCGAGAAGGCGGCCCGGCTCCGCGACGAGATCAAGGCCCTTGAGAACATCAACCTCCGGGGCGATCTCGCCAAGCACGCCCAGCCCGAGGTCTTCTACGTCGACCCGCGCAAGGGGCTGAAGGGGCTCAAGCAGGTCCTCAAGCTCGACGCCCTGCCCCGGACGATCACCGGCGTCGACATCGCCCACCTGGGGGGGACCGAGACCGTCGGCTCGCTGGTCACGTTCGTCGACGGCCTGCCGTTCAAGCCGGGGTATCGGCGGTACCGGATCAAGACCGTGGCGGGCGTCGACGACTTCGCCTCGATCCGCGAGGTCGTCTCCCGGCGGATCGACGGCCTGCTCGAACGCGAGGAGCCGTTCCCCGACATCTTCCTGATCGACGGCGGCAAGGGCCAGCTCAGCGCGGCGCTCGACGCCTTCAAGGCCAAGGGGATCGCCCCGCCGACCCTGATCTCGCTCGCCAAGCGCGAGGAGGAAATCTACGTCCCCGGCCGGTCCGACCCGATCCTCCTCCGCCGCCGTTCGTTCGCCCTGCGGCTCCTCCAGTACGTCCGCGACGAGGCCCACCGGTTCGCCCAGCACTACCACCACATGCTCCGCAAGAAGCGCGTGCTCGGCGAGGACGAATGACCCGGACAGGGCGGTATGGCGAAAAGGGTATGAGCCCCCTCCCCCCCTTTTTCGCCATACCGCCCTGTCCGTCGCCGAGAATCAATTGCCCTCGTCGATCCACCGCGCGAGGCGATCGGCCGGCGGGGCCTCGGTCGCAATTCGGAATTGGGCCTTGGCGTCGGCGAGGTCGTAGGCGGCCTCGGGCCAGGCTTTCGCGAACTTCGGGCCGGGGCGGACGATCCAGAGCGGAGCGGGGGCGCTCAGGGCCGCCGCCGTGCGGAGGCCGCCGAACTGGAAGAGGCCCGGCAGGTCGATCTCGGCCGGCAGGTCGCCCGAACCGTCGGTGTCTTCGGCCCCGTTCAGGTCGACGGCCGTCCGGGCGAGGCCGCCAAGCAACGGCCGGGCGATCAGCGCCTGAAAACCGGCGAGCCCTCGGGCTGCCAGGCTGACCTCGCGGACGTCCGGCTGCGAACCGGCCCAGCTCACGACGGTCGCCAGGTCTTGCATCTGGTCGGCGGCGACGGAGGGGTTGTACGTGTGGAAGTGGTCGACCACCGGCCGATGGGTGATCGGCTTGGCCGGGTCGATCGATTCACCGACGAAAAGAGGATCGAAGCCGACGACGCTCTGCCCGCGCGCCAGAAGGGCTCTGGCCAGCTCGGAGACCTCGCCGGCCGGCGTGGCGAGGGCCGATTTGCCCTGGTCGTCGGCGATGACGGTGAGCCGGCCGTTCGAGTGCGTCGGGATCAACCGGACGACCGGGATCGCCTCGCCGTTCGCGCGCCGGCCGATCTGGGAATGGACGATGCGGAAGCCCTCACGGTCGACGCGCCGGACTTCACGCTGGGCGAGCGCTTCGGGACTGGGCGTTTCGAGGCCGACGCGGACGCTCAGGCTCGTTTTCAGGAACCGTTTCGCCGCCTGCCAGTTCGTCGCGTCGTGGGCGGGGGAGAGGGCTTCAAGCTGATCGCCCAGCGTCTTGATGAGCGCGGCTTCAAGCTGCTCGGGCGTCTTGCGGTCGGCCGGCGCGGGGTGCTTGGCCTCGAAGGTGAGGATCGCCTCGGGCTTCTCGGGCGTCTGGTCCCCCTCGCGGGTGCTCGCCGAATCCTCGATGCCCAGCAGCCAGCGGCCCATGAAGGCGTAGACGGCGTTGCGGCTGGTCTGGTTGTAGTTGTGCGGGAAGTCGAAGACCTGGGCCTCGATCCGGTCGACCGAGCCGACGAGCGAATACACGCCGCGAATGGCCGGAAACGCGAGGCTCATCGTCTTGGCGGTCCAGTCGCCCGACGCGCCGACCAGGATCATCGGCCGGGGCGCGCAAAGCGCCGCGAACTCGATGTTGTCGGTGTGATGTCGAAGCCCGGCCGCGTTCTCGCAGACGCAGCCCCCCTGAAACCAGTCGGAGACCATCACGACCGGCGCGGAAACCTTGATGCGATCGTCGAGGGCCGTGAGGATGAAGGTCTGCGTCCCGCCCCCCGACTCGCCAGTGCAGCCGATCCGCGCGGGGTCGACGTCGGGCAGGGTCGACAGCCAGTCGAGCGCCCGGATGCTGTTCCAGGTCTGGAGGCCGAACAGGCTGAGCCCCCATCGCCGCAGGCGGTCGTTGAGAAACGCGTGCGTGAACGGCTTGGAATCGTTGTAGCCGACCATGTCGTACATGAAGACGACCGCGCCGAGTTTCGCCCAGCGGATGCAGCGCGCCTGGACGTCTTCCTGAACCCGTCCCACCTCCCAATGGCCGTGCGGGCAGAGGATCGCCGGTGCCTTGCCGGAAACGGGCTTCTTCGACGGTCGATACAGATTGCCGCTGAGCGTGAACCCGGGCAGGGTTTCGAGCACGACCTTCTCGATCGTGTAGCCGTCGCGTTCGAGGACGTCGTAGACCTGGGGGTTCAAGGGCGTCTTGGGAGGCGCGGGCCAGAGGCCGAGCGCCACCCGCATCTGGTCCCGAACGTGGGCCGAGCGATCGCGCCAGGCGGCGGCCGTCGCGGGGGCGTGGAAGTCGTTCCCCTCGCGGTTGGTGCGGGCCTGCTCGCGGCGACGGTCGGCGGCGGGCTCGGTGGAATCGACCCGGCCGCGCGCGAAGTCAAGCAATCGTCGGGGGTCGTGCTCGGGGTCGGAATCGAGGACGAGCAGCGCCGGGGCAGCGGGGGGCGCGGAGGCTTCCTTATTGTCGGCTTTCGCGTCGGCCTTGGGCGGCTCGGCGATCTGAATCTTGAGAGTGCCGTGAGCGGCGACGGCGAGCTTTCCGAGATCTTGCCAGCGCGGGGTTGAGTCGCCGGGCGAGGACGCGGCGCGAAGCGTGACGACGTCGCCTTCGCGCGTGAGCGTCCACGACTGGTTCGAGGGGGACCAGACCCGGACGGTCCGCTCGCCGGCGTTGGCGAACGCAACGCCGCGCGCCAGCTTGGGGAGGTCGCTGGGCGTGAAGATCGCCGCCGTCGGATCACTCGGCTGATCGCCGCGAGCCGACGCAGCGGCCAGCCCGACCGCGAGGCATAGAAAGAACACGGAATCGCCAGGCCGCGGCTTCATTGAGTCGTCTCCGTGCGGGCGGGAGGGATCGGGCGGGATGCGGACCGGGCCGCTTCGCCGAAGCCCCCATCCTATCGGCCCGGCCGGCCGACTCAAGCCTCTGGCCGTCGGAATCGCCGAACGCGGTCAGGACGCGGAGAGCACGTTCATGACCTTCACGGAGCTCACGAGCGACTCGATCGTCGCCGGCTCCTTGGCCGAGAAGCGGCAGTAGGTGGGATAGGGGTTGGTGCCGTCGATGATGAGCTGGCGGTGGTTGGCTTGGCGATAGCCTTCCTCGCACGGCTGGTGGCCGGTCACGAACAGGTCGGCGTCGACCATTGCGGCGAACCGGTCGATGGTCTCGGTCGCGGTGTCGCGTCCCCAGGTGATGGCGTAGACGGCCCCGCCGCGCTTCATCGACTCGGGCGGCCAATCGTCGGCGGCCAGGACGCTGAGGTCCAGGTCGTCGAGGTAGCGACCGTCGGGGATCGAGTGGCACATGAACACGCGGTTCGGCGTGCGGACCGCCAGGGGCAAGGCGGAGAAGAGGCCGAGATAGGCCTGGAAAATCTCGTCGCACGCTTCGCCGTACGAGAGCTGCATCCCCTTGCGGAACCGCAAGTTGAGCGCCTGGCCGTCCTTGCCGATGATCCGCCCGGTCACTTCCGACAGCTCGTGGTTCCCCAGGATCAGGTGGACTCGATCGGGATACTGGCACTTGAGGGCCGAGACCAGGTCGACGAGCCGATGCGAGAGGTCGGGCCGATCGTCCTGGTTCTTGTTGATCTCGTGAACGAGTTCCTGGAGGACCAGGTGCCGCCCTGGGTGCCGGTCGAGGGCCGCTTCGGTCAGCACCCAGCGGAACGCCGACAGGTTCCCGTGCAAGTCACCGACGACCATGACCTCATCGGCGGCGTCGAGGCTGACGACCGAGCCGGACCGCCCGGGCGTCCGCCGCGTCAATTCGGTGGCCTTGCTCACGGTGGCGAGGACTTTCCGTGGGTCGGGCATGGGGGCCTTCAGCGGTTGAAAGGGAACGAATCGATTGCGCCGGACGGACAATCCAAAGTTAGCACATCATTTTCACTGTCACCATTCGGATTCGACGGCGAACTCCCAGTGCTCAAACAGCGTCTCCAGCTTGGCTTTCAGTTCTTTGTGGCGGTCCTGGGCGCGGACCGCCTTGCCCTGGTCGCGCCAGGTCGCGGGCTGGGCGAGCAGGTCTTCGACCTCGACGATCTCGGCCTCGACCACGGCGATGTCGCTTTCGAGTTCCGTCGCCTTGCGGTAGGGGAATTTCTTCTTCGTCGCATCGCCGTTGCGGCCGGTCGACCGCGCGGGGGCCGCGTCGTGGGCGGGGGCCGGCTTGGCCTTCGCCTTGCCGGCGGCCTCCTGCTTCTCTTTCTGCATCAGCCGCTGGAAGGCTTCGTAGTCCCCCTCGACCACCCGCGCGAGTCCGTCGGCGACGTAGATGAT contains:
- a CDS encoding alpha/beta hydrolase, with protein sequence MKPRPGDSVFFLCLAVGLAAASARGDQPSDPTAAIFTPSDLPKLARGVAFANAGERTVRVWSPSNQSWTLTREGDVVTLRAASSPGDSTPRWQDLGKLAVAAHGTLKIQIAEPPKADAKADNKEASAPPAAPALLVLDSDPEHDPRRLLDFARGRVDSTEPAADRRREQARTNREGNDFHAPATAAAWRDRSAHVRDQMRVALGLWPAPPKTPLNPQVYDVLERDGYTIEKVVLETLPGFTLSGNLYRPSKKPVSGKAPAILCPHGHWEVGRVQEDVQARCIRWAKLGAVVFMYDMVGYNDSKPFTHAFLNDRLRRWGLSLFGLQTWNSIRALDWLSTLPDVDPARIGCTGESGGGTQTFILTALDDRIKVSAPVVMVSDWFQGGCVCENAAGLRHHTDNIEFAALCAPRPMILVGASGDWTAKTMSLAFPAIRGVYSLVGSVDRIEAQVFDFPHNYNQTSRNAVYAFMGRWLLGIEDSASTREGDQTPEKPEAILTFEAKHPAPADRKTPEQLEAALIKTLGDQLEALSPAHDATNWQAAKRFLKTSLSVRVGLETPSPEALAQREVRRVDREGFRIVHSQIGRRANGEAIPVVRLIPTHSNGRLTVIADDQGKSALATPAGEVSELARALLARGQSVVGFDPLFVGESIDPAKPITHRPVVDHFHTYNPSVAADQMQDLATVVSWAGSQPDVREVSLAARGLAGFQALIARPLLGGLARTAVDLNGAEDTDGSGDLPAEIDLPGLFQFGGLRTAAALSAPAPLWIVRPGPKFAKAWPEAAYDLADAKAQFRIATEAPPADRLARWIDEGN
- a CDS encoding metallophosphoesterase, yielding MPDPRKVLATVSKATELTRRTPGRSGSVVSLDAADEVMVVGDLHGNLSAFRWVLTEAALDRHPGRHLVLQELVHEINKNQDDRPDLSHRLVDLVSALKCQYPDRVHLILGNHELSEVTGRIIGKDGQALNLRFRKGMQLSYGEACDEIFQAYLGLFSALPLAVRTPNRVFMCHSIPDGRYLDDLDLSVLAADDWPPESMKRGGAVYAITWGRDTATETIDRFAAMVDADLFVTGHQPCEEGYRQANHRQLIIDGTNPYPTYCRFSAKEPATIESLVSSVKVMNVLSAS